A single candidate division SR1 bacterium Aalborg_AAW-1 DNA region contains:
- a CDS encoding F0F1 ATP synthase subunit A, with protein sequence MDLASLIPDVLPHLIEVGPLHVFQSLIAGLIGTGIFVIFILFYNGRKNNHPYEKFVQGVDAIVELVYKLFADIAGPHVGRKAIVFTITLFFFVMWHNLFGLIGDMIVLVWPAAHHIFRPLTTDIISNTILAFIAIIASLSYGFALHGFGFIKKYLPIHGMGIVKKINHWYDYITKFLDIILGLLIGIIELLGEFGRMLSLSLRLFGNMFVGMILLTLLLYATQQLLHYPAIGPIVVFAYEFAVSLLQAFIFGLLTTIYFKLAADASH encoded by the coding sequence ATGGATTTAGCATCACTTATACCAGATGTATTGCCTCATCTTATTGAGGTAGGTCCTCTTCATGTCTTCCAGTCTCTTATTGCTGGACTAATATGAACTGGTATTTTTGTGATATTTATACTTTTTTATAATTGAAGAAAAAACAATCATCCTTATGAAAAATTTGTACAAGGAGTTGATGCAATTGTAGAATTAGTCTATAAACTATTTGCTGACATTGCTGGTCCTCATGTAGGACGTAAAGCCATAGTATTCACCATCACATTATTTTTCTTTGTGATGTGGCATAATCTCTTTGGTCTGATTGGTGATATGATTGTCTTAGTGTGGCCAGCAGCTCACCATATTTTTAGGCCACTTACCACTGATATTATCTCCAATACTATCTTAGCATTTATTGCTATTATTGCAAGCTTGTCTTATGGATTTGCTCTTCATGGGTTTGGATTTATAAAAAAATATTTACCTATCCATGGTATGGGTATTGTGAAAAAAATAAATCATTGGTATGATTATATTACGAAGTTCTTAGATATTATATTGTGATTATTAATTTGAATTATTGAATTATTAGGTGAGTTTGGAAGAATGTTATCTCTTTCGTTAAGATTGTTTTGAAACATGTTTGTAGGTATGATTCTCTTGACGTTGTTGTTGTATGCAACACAACAGTTATTGCATTATCCTGCGATTTGACCGATCGTAGTATTTGCATATGAATTTGCAGTATCGTTACTTCAAGCATTTATCTTTGGATTATTAACTACCATTTATTTTAAACTGGCTGCTGATGCTAGCCACTAA
- a CDS encoding F0F1 ATP synthase subunit C encodes MTSVLSIAVAGFAAAFAIAIIGYAWLTGISRNPEAAGSMFTPGIIALALAEFVALLSFVIALIK; translated from the coding sequence ATGACTTCAGTTCTTTCTATTGCCGTTGCAGGATTTGCTGCTGCTTTTGCTATTGCTATTATTGGTTATGCTTGGCTTACAGGTATCTCAAGAAACCCAGAAGCAGCTGGATCTATGTTTACACCTGGTATTATTGCGCTTGCACTTGCTGAATTTGTTGCACTTCTATCATTTGTAATTGCTTTGATTAAGTAA
- the atpA gene encoding ATP synthase subunit alpha encodes MSALTLIQKIEQQINDANLAESFIEQGTIIDIKDGVATVSGLHNAQYSEIVLFQSGQKGLVLDLMEDYVGILILGDYMGLSQGETVKTTGQLFSVGVGDEYIGRVVNALGDPIDGGKAITPKEFFPVEKVAPGVITRQSVDQPLQTGIKAIDGLVPIGRGQRELIIGDRQTGKTAVAIDTIINQKSENVICIYVAIGQKESKVVRIVETLKKAGAMNYTIVVNAPINTPAVMQYIAPYVGATFGEYIMAQGKDALIVYDDLTKHASAYREMSLLLRRPPGREAYPGDVFYLHSRLLERACRLNKDYGGGSLTALPIIETQAGDVAAYIPTNVISITDGQIYLESDLFNAGIKPAINVGLSVSRVGGSAQTGIIKKVAGTLKLELAAFRELETFAKFGSDLDKSTQAKLARGQRLVEMLKQKENSPLSFHKQALINYAGIKGYIDQIELSDIATFEQKLYDKLDTTHTSLSDKILSDRKLTEEIETQMKELIQDVVDEMVAVK; translated from the coding sequence ATGTCTGCCCTTACTCTTATCCAAAAGATTGAACAACAAATCAATGACGCAAATCTTGCAGAATCATTTATCGAACAAGGAACTATCATTGATATCAAAGACGGTGTAGCTACCGTATCTGGTTTACATAACGCTCAATACTCGGAGATTGTGCTCTTTCAAAGTGGTCAGAAAGGTCTTGTTTTAGATCTTATGGAAGACTATGTTGGTATCCTTATCCTTGGAGACTATATGGGTCTTTCTCAGGGCGAAACAGTAAAAACAACCTGACAGCTTTTCTCGGTATGAGTAGGAGATGAATATATCGGTAGAGTTGTGAACGCTCTGTGAGATCCTATCGATGGAGGTAAGGCAATCACACCAAAAGAGTTTTTTCCTGTTGAAAAAGTAGCTCCAGGAGTTATTACAAGACAATCTGTAGATCAGCCTTTGCAGACAGGTATTAAAGCGATCGATGGTCTTGTACCAATTGGAAGAGGTCAAAGAGAGCTTATTATTGGAGATAGACAGACAGGAAAAACAGCAGTAGCTATCGATACTATCATCAATCAAAAATCTGAAAACGTAATCTGTATTTATGTTGCTATTGGACAAAAAGAATCCAAAGTAGTGCGTATTGTCGAAACTCTCAAAAAAGCTGGAGCTATGAATTATACGATCGTAGTAAATGCCCCTATCAATACACCAGCAGTGATGCAATATATCGCTCCTTATGTAGGTGCTACTTTCTGAGAATATATCATGGCTCAAGGGAAAGATGCGCTTATTGTCTATGATGATCTTACCAAACATGCCTCTGCCTATAGAGAGATGTCACTTCTTCTCAGAAGACCTCCGGGGCGTGAAGCATATCCAGGAGATGTATTTTATCTCCATTCAAGACTCCTAGAAAGAGCTTGTAGACTAAATAAAGATTATGGAGGTGGTTCATTAACTGCTCTTCCTATTATTGAGACACAAGCAGGAGATGTGGCTGCTTATATTCCTACTAATGTGATCTCTATTACTGATGGTCAAATATACCTAGAATCTGATCTGTTCAATGCAGGTATCAAACCAGCTATCAATGTTGGACTGTCTGTATCGCGTGTGGGGTGATCTGCACAAACAGGTATTATCAAAAAAGTCGCTGGAACTTTAAAGCTAGAACTTGCTGCTTTTAGAGAATTGGAAACGTTCGCTAAATTTTGATCAGACCTTGATAAATCTACTCAAGCAAAACTTGCTAGATGACAAAGATTGGTTGAAATGCTCAAGCAAAAAGAAAATAGTCCACTATCATTTCACAAGCAAGCACTCATAAATTATGCAGGTATTAAAGGGTATATAGATCAAATAGAACTATCTGATATCGCAACATTCGAACAGAAATTATACGATAAATTGGATACAACACATACATCTCTGTCAGATAAAATTCTTTCAGATAGAAAATTAACAGAAGAAATTGAAACACAGATGAAAGAACTCATTCAAGATGTTGTTGATGAAATGGTTGCAGTGAAATAA
- the atpD gene encoding ATP synthase subunit beta has product MKGRIIAIRGIVVDIQFDAQNMPALSNAVVTVDHNGAGEIVTIEVLQHLDGGIVRGIAMQTTDGLKRGCEVSDTGGPISVPVGPAVLGRIMNVLGEPIDNAGEVQSQEKRSIYRKPPAFHELATGIERLETGIKVVDLMAPILKGGKVGLFGGAGVGKTVIIQELINNIAKFHSGVSVFCGVGERTREGNDLYHEMTDAGVMDKTAMVFGQMNETPGPRARVAMTGLTMAEYFRDKENKDVLVFIDNIFRFTQAGAEISALLGRVPSQAGYQPTLATEMGTLQERITSTKNGSITSFQAVYVPADDLTDPAPANTFAHLDGKVVLNRAIAEKGIYPAVDPLDSTSLILTADAVGEEHVATAAKVQKILQRHKELIDIIAILGMEELSEEDKLTVYRARKIERFFSQNLHVAEQFTGTPGQYVKLEETIIGVNMILNGEVDHIAEHHFLYKAGIDEVVASYEKENK; this is encoded by the coding sequence ATGAAAGGTAGAATTATAGCGATTAGAGGTATTGTCGTTGATATACAATTTGATGCTCAAAACATGCCTGCGCTCAGCAATGCAGTTGTAACTGTAGACCATAACGGTGCGGGTGAGATTGTTACTATTGAAGTCTTACAACATCTCGATGGGGGAATAGTCAGAGGTATCGCTATGCAGACCACTGATGGACTGAAAAGAGGATGTGAAGTCTCTGATACTGGTGGACCTATTTCTGTTCCTGTGTGACCTGCAGTACTTGGGCGTATCATGAATGTTCTTGGAGAGCCTATCGACAATGCTGGAGAAGTACAATCACAAGAAAAACGATCTATCTATCGTAAACCACCAGCATTTCATGAACTTGCAACAGGTATTGAAAGATTGGAAACTGGTATCAAAGTGGTTGATCTTATGGCTCCAATTTTAAAAGGAGGAAAAGTTTGACTTTTTGGAGGTGCAGGAGTAGGAAAGACGGTTATTATCCAGGAATTGATTAATAATATCGCCAAATTCCATAGTGGGGTATCAGTATTTTGTGGGGTAGGTGAACGTACTCGTGAAGGAAATGATCTCTATCACGAAATGACTGATGCAGGAGTAATGGACAAAACAGCGATGGTATTTGGACAGATGAACGAAACTCCTGGACCTAGAGCGAGAGTTGCTATGACAGGACTTACCATGGCAGAATATTTCCGTGATAAGGAAAATAAAGATGTTCTTGTATTTATCGACAATATCTTCCGTTTTACACAAGCAGGAGCTGAGATCTCAGCACTTCTTGGTAGAGTACCTTCACAAGCTGGTTATCAACCAACTCTTGCTACTGAAATGGGAACCTTACAGGAACGTATTACCTCTACTAAAAATGGATCTATTACCTCATTTCAAGCAGTTTATGTACCAGCTGATGATCTTACTGATCCAGCTCCAGCAAATACCTTTGCCCACTTGGATGGTAAAGTCGTATTAAATAGAGCTATTGCTGAAAAAGGTATTTATCCAGCTGTTGATCCTTTAGATAGTACATCTCTCATCTTAACTGCTGATGCAGTTGGTGAGGAACACGTCGCTACTGCTGCGAAAGTACAAAAAATTCTCCAAAGACATAAAGAACTTATTGATATTATTGCTATTCTTGGTATGGAAGAACTTTCTGAAGAGGATAAACTCACTGTATACAGAGCCCGTAAGATCGAAAGATTTTTCTCTCAAAATCTCCACGTAGCAGAACAATTTACTGGGACGCCAGGACAATATGTGAAACTCGAAGAGACAATCATAGGAGTCAATATGATTTTAAATGGTGAAGTTGACCATATCGCTGAGCATCACTTCTTATATAAAGCAGGAATTGATGAAGTTGTTGCAAGTTATGAGAAAGAAAACAAATAA
- the bicA gene encoding Bicarbonate transporter BicA: MNLGGLISKKKVLGLLPNIKAGLTVSLISIPLSISLAVASGATPLQGILTGIWACIIAGFTGSSNYNIFGPAGALTALLMAYYGATNDIATFPLLALAVAGRSLLIWLLRLTKYVTLIPATALHGFIAGVSLTIAFGQLNTILGIGNLVKHESVIQNLIETFSHIGSSNITSVIVFVIGFVFLQLWKKTIPSIPAPIPLALLGMVFGGLMQSDIITFNLQLLADKFPNLVFHLRDFNRLAVASKKFSFDALGFWQTTLISGFVIAVIAILETMISAKIAGQMTHTKFDQQKETFGTAMANLASGLLGGLPTTAVLIRTALNVKSGATSYWAAVFTGLFVLIISRLGFTYFTYIPMAIIAAILVNIALGLLDFKHYREIYKFDRYDAIILTIVAFVTFLSDPVYGVLTGVSLSLLRYLKHSTEQCPYLTLFRQGKFVEKTKLTKYLPHQQDGDLLVIKFTGEISFLSVSTIQESIEKIHIRPVIVFAFSNVARIDLDGVETLEHLLHHLDNEGIEYHFSGLSRYLKEQLAKTHCYHLLVKKDRVHYATADAIEILMKKEL, from the coding sequence ATGAACTTATGATGACTCATATCCAAAAAAAAAGTACTATGATTGTTGCCCAATATTAAAGCATGACTGACAGTAAGTCTTATCTCTATACCTCTATCTATATCTCTTGCTGTAGCATCAGGCGCTACTCCATTGCAATGAATATTAACTGGTATTTGGGCTTGTATCATTGCAGGATTTACAGGGTCATCAAACTATAATATTTTCTGACCAGCAGGTGCGTTGACGGCACTGTTGATGGCATATTATGGTGCAACGAACGACATAGCTACGTTCCCACTCCTTGCTCTCGCAGTAGCTGGGCGATCCTTACTTATCTGGTTGTTACGTTTGACAAAATATGTAACACTTATTCCAGCAACAGCATTGCATGGATTTATTGCTGGAGTATCGCTCACGATAGCGTTTGGACAATTAAACACTATATTATGAATTGGAAATCTCGTGAAACATGAATCAGTGATTCAAAATCTTATAGAGACATTTTCTCATATTTGATCGAGCAACATAACTTCTGTTATAGTATTTGTCATATGATTTGTATTTCTACAACTTTGGAAAAAGACAATTCCCTCTATTCCAGCACCCATTCCACTAGCACTACTTGGAATGGTATTCTGATGATTGATGCAGTCAGATATTATCACTTTTAATCTTCAATTGTTGGCTGATAAATTCCCAAATCTTGTATTTCATCTACGAGATTTCAATCGATTAGCTGTTGCATCAAAAAAATTTTCTTTCGATGCACTATGATTTTGGCAAACAACTCTTATAAGTGGTTTTGTGATTGCTGTGATTGCTATTTTAGAAACCATGATCTCTGCCAAAATAGCTGGTCAAATGACTCACACCAAATTTGATCAACAAAAAGAAACATTTGGTACAGCAATGGCTAATCTTGCATCAGGATTGCTTGGTTGACTACCAACAACCGCTGTACTTATCCGTACAGCTCTCAATGTAAAATCTTGAGCAACATCATATTGGGCTGCTGTTTTCACGGGACTCTTTGTACTTATTATATCACGACTATGATTTACGTATTTTACGTATATTCCCATGGCAATTATTGCTGCTATTTTAGTAAATATTGCTTTATGATTACTTGATTTTAAGCACTATCGTGAAATTTACAAATTTGATCGCTATGATGCCATTATCTTAACTATTGTAGCATTCGTAACATTCTTATCTGATCCTGTATATGGTGTTTTAACAGGCGTATCGCTAAGTCTTTTGAGATATCTCAAACACAGTACTGAGCAATGTCCGTATCTCACATTATTTAGACAGGGTAAATTTGTAGAGAAGACCAAACTTACCAAATACCTGCCTCATCAGCAAGATGGTGATCTTTTGGTTATTAAATTTACAGGAGAAATATCATTTTTATCTGTTTCGACCATCCAAGAATCTATTGAAAAAATACATATCAGACCCGTGATTGTGTTTGCATTTAGTAATGTGGCACGTATAGATTTAGATGGCGTAGAAACTCTTGAGCATCTCTTACATCATTTGGATAATGAAGGTATAGAATACCACTTTTCTGGGCTTTCACGTTATCTTAAAGAACAGCTTGCTAAAACTCATTGTTATCATCTTCTCGTCAAAAAAGACAGAGTACATTATGCTACTGCCGATGCTATTGAAATATTGATGAAGAAAGAGTTATAG
- the rpmA gene encoding 50S ribosomal protein L27, translating into MAHKKATGAVKNVHDSNAQYRGIKVFGGQSIHAGGIIVRQAGAKYKLGANVYEGNDFTIHAAIDGVVTFSKKKVERFDGRKYLRTHVSVTPNA; encoded by the coding sequence ATGGCACACAAAAAAGCCACCGGTGCGGTTAAAAACGTACACGACTCTAATGCTCAATACCGTGGTATTAAAGTATTTGGAGGTCAATCTATCCATGCTGGAGGGATTATTGTAAGACAAGCTGGAGCTAAATATAAGCTTGGAGCTAATGTATACGAAGGAAATGATTTCACTATTCATGCTGCTATTGATGGAGTAGTAACTTTCTCAAAGAAAAAAGTAGAAAGATTTGATGGAAGAAAATATCTTCGTACTCATGTAAGTGTTACTCCAAACGCATAA
- the rpmF gene encoding 50S ribosomal protein L32, which yields MGAIGPKKKRSIHKRNVRHASWERDILKKLSNMVSLSTCTNCGTPKLAHRVCKACGYYKGKQVLTIKSKGANVIDA from the coding sequence ATGGGAGCAATTGGACCAAAAAAGAAAAGATCTATTCACAAAAGAAATGTAAGACATGCATCTTGGGAAAGAGACATATTAAAGAAACTCTCAAACATGGTTTCTTTGAGTACTTGTACGAATTGTGGAACGCCTAAACTTGCTCACAGAGTATGTAAAGCGTGTGGATACTATAAAGGAAAACAAGTTCTTACTATTAAATCTAAGGGAGCTAACGTGATCGACGCGTAG
- a CDS encoding transcription antitermination protein NusB has protein sequence MGIQARIVSRKIWIMSLYEQLAAQQAQEQSNNYDFQLFEDVSLTMVQMVYMAERFFTNEDKTKEQITDMVDVGFLKPMIQQWKTYYPAVIAAVNNNSTSFGFEKMDPIDKAIFLGGGVEYLVHKTPLKIIMNEMIEIAKRYGDEGAPKLINGIGHKVMEELTVE, from the coding sequence ATGGGTATTCAAGCAAGGATTGTAAGTAGAAAAATATGGATTATGTCACTCTATGAACAATTAGCTGCACAACAAGCTCAGGAACAATCAAACAATTACGATTTTCAATTATTTGAAGACGTTTCGCTTACCATGGTCCAAATGGTCTATATGGCGGAACGGTTTTTTACAAACGAAGATAAAACAAAAGAACAAATTACTGACATGGTGGATGTATGATTTTTGAAACCTATGATTCAACAGTGGAAAACATATTATCCAGCAGTTATTGCTGCAGTCAACAACAATTCTACGAGTTTCGGATTTGAAAAAATGGATCCTATTGACAAGGCAATCTTCTTAGGTTGATGAGTAGAATATCTTGTTCACAAAACGCCATTGAAAATTATTATGAATGAAATGATTGAAATCGCAAAAAGATATGGAGATGAAGGAGCACCTAAACTTATCAATGGAATAGGTCATAAAGTTATGGAAGAATTAACAGTAGAATAA
- a CDS encoding putative bifunctional UDP-N-acetylmuramoylalanyl-D-glutamate--2,6-diaminopimelate ligase/UDP-N-acetylmuramoyl-tripeptide:D-alanyl-D-alanine ligase, whose product MKLKNFLLFKYYQLLGRLAHRYLAKRKPLIIGINGSVGKTSCRMIIDDVLQANLGDQLIIYTSPKNFNGELGMSLSIFKIEEWTPSVSGMISVLKTIISQFKSSASKPYDILILEYGIDRPREMEFLCSICKPHISILTKLDAVHSLQFGTAEDIANEELKLQKNTLLKCYINNNDPHGMNLISSLQTKVAIYNTQHNTILEKGIIGATDYTIYHNDHSEPSLTAPICSQSTLHVGGMTMDFATDCIGQIHHDYVALAYDITETIRKQYNLAPITMKTALSLHLQAGRMSIFEGIHDSIIIDSTYNSSPLSVRKVIEESLMVKNKLFSDRPTLYILGEMRELGESETQHHLELADYLLSKLHPNDQVLLLGQAMTHTYNKILGNKKQEIGTISHYLDRHDVATKAQEIIETKKQEIGTKFFIIAKGSQNTIFLEEVVKSLLAHSEDASKLTRQGSRRENKK is encoded by the coding sequence ATGAAACTTAAAAACTTCCTCCTCTTCAAATATTATCAACTCCTCGGACGACTCGCTCATCGCTATCTTGCGAAACGAAAACCACTTATCATTGGTATCAATGGGAGTGTTGGAAAAACCTCATGTAGGATGATAATTGATGATGTGCTTCAAGCAAATCTCTGAGATCAACTCATTATCTACACCAGTCCAAAAAACTTTAATGGTGAACTCGGAATGTCTCTCAGTATTTTCAAGATCGAAGAATGGACGCCATCCGTGTCAGGTATGATATCTGTTTTAAAGACCATCATTAGCCAGTTTAAATCCTCTGCCAGCAAACCTTATGATATCCTTATTTTAGAATACGGTATCGATCGTCCGAGAGAAATGGAATTTTTGTGTAGTATTTGTAAACCACATATTAGTATCTTGACGAAGCTCGATGCTGTTCATAGTCTCCAATTTGGTACTGCAGAAGATATTGCCAATGAAGAGTTAAAATTACAAAAAAACACTCTCCTCAAGTGCTACATCAACAATAATGATCCTCACGGGATGAATCTAATCTCTTCTTTGCAGACAAAGGTAGCAATCTATAACACTCAACACAACACAATACTAGAAAAAGGAATCATCTGAGCGACAGATTATACGATCTATCATAATGATCACAGCGAACCATCACTCACTGCTCCGATTTGTTCTCAGTCTACTCTTCATGTTGGTGGTATGACCATGGATTTTGCTACTGATTGTATTGGTCAGATTCATCATGATTATGTAGCATTAGCCTATGATATCACTGAGACGATAAGAAAACAGTACAATCTCGCACCGATCACGATGAAGACTGCTCTTTCACTCCATCTCCAAGCTGGTAGGATGTCGATATTCGAAGGGATACATGACAGCATCATCATCGATAGTACCTACAATAGTTCTCCCCTCAGCGTGAGAAAAGTAATCGAAGAATCATTGATGGTAAAAAACAAGTTATTTTCTGACAGACCGACACTGTATATTCTTGGAGAAATGAGAGAATTAGGAGAGAGTGAAACCCAACACCATCTCGAACTTGCTGATTATCTACTGAGTAAACTCCACCCAAACGATCAAGTACTACTCTTGTGACAAGCGATGACCCACACGTATAATAAAATCCTAGGAAATAAAAAACAGGAAATAGGAACTATCTCTCACTATCTCGATCGACATGATGTCGCAACGAAAGCACAAGAAATCATAGAAACCAAGAAGCAAGAAATAGGAACTAAATTCTTTATCATAGCCAAAGGCAGCCAAAATACGATCTTTCTCGAAGAAGTAGTGAAATCACTCCTAGCTCATAGCGAAGATGCGAGTAAACTCACGAGACAAGGATCACGACGAGAAAATAAAAAATAA
- the tcrA gene encoding Transcriptional regulatory protein TcrA, with amino-acid sequence MRILLVEDNVTIAHNIQDFCAMEDITIDCAYDGEQGREMVQQYNYDLLVVDWMLPKMNGIELCKKIRSHSTIPMIMLTAKGELSDKLEGFDQGFDDYLVKPFDLDELVARIRALYKRTVGKDEEFSYQDIVVQLETRRVMKSGEEVNLTIKEFYILEYLIRHRGLPVSRADVIEYVWGGDSLFENTDKLDVYIANLRRKLDRELIQTLKGFGYKIEK; translated from the coding sequence ATGCGTATTTTACTTGTTGAGGATAATGTTACGATAGCACATAATATTCAGGATTTTTGTGCAATGGAAGATATTACTATCGATTGTGCCTATGATGGAGAACAGTGACGAGAGATGGTACAACAGTATAATTATGATCTTTTAGTTGTTGATTGGATGTTGCCCAAGATGAACGGTATAGAATTGTGTAAAAAAATTCGTAGTCATTCAACAATACCTATGATTATGCTAACGGCCAAAGGAGAATTGTCTGACAAGCTTGAAGGTTTTGATCAGGGATTTGATGATTATCTTGTGAAACCATTTGATCTGGATGAATTGGTTGCTCGTATTCGTGCCTTGTATAAGAGAACTGTGGGTAAGGATGAAGAATTTTCTTATCAGGATATTGTGGTACAATTAGAAACCAGACGCGTCATGAAATCAGGAGAAGAAGTGAATCTTACGATCAAGGAATTTTATATTCTCGAATATCTGATTCGTCATCGTGGTCTTCCAGTCTCACGTGCTGATGTGATTGAATATGTATGGTGAGGGGATTCATTGTTTGAAAACACTGATAAGTTGGATGTCTATATCGCTAATCTTCGCCGTAAACTCGATCGTGAACTCATTCAGACTTTAAAGGGGTTTGGGTATAAGATTGAGAAGTAG
- the tcrY gene encoding putative sensor histidine kinase TcrY, whose translation MTTSKRISLLFAGYVTLLILIFGIVINTIFFVSWYRIIDTRLPNGGKNKITLEFNDQGGLSSQPQEIQLFDRFSRPMWRGQEPLIIDNKEFMSLLDNRKGWFDLIVYNDQIWHYRIDYNHGVVLTSVDGLIDSQLLLIYITLICAIVFAGISYMVSLWVVKRGLKPLYSLTRHIQQVQDPESYKHFVVGPDHDELQQVSSAFSHAMQTIASQTSRLKQFVTHASHELKTPLMTISSAVDVLKKKGENSPQIVAIKDTTIAMKSLIDRLMTTMRQDTLDEEPVDIVAMTNRILDREQHLSPGVSIIQSFPKKLVLISDAMVLESLLTNLITNAYKYALPDTSIDITITTGKMLISNRYDTTQQLDIDMIREPFYRADSSRTDGTSHGLGLTIVRQLVDRLGWTITAQLQGDRIFFTLIWSE comes from the coding sequence ATGACAACTTCCAAGCGTATTAGTTTATTGTTTGCTGGATATGTAACCTTACTTATTCTAATTTTTGGAATTGTCATTAATACAATATTTTTTGTATCTTGGTATCGTATTATCGATACGCGTCTTCCTAATGGGTGAAAAAATAAAATTACCTTGGAGTTTAATGATCAATGATGATTGTCATCTCAGCCACAGGAAATACAGTTATTTGATAGATTTTCTCGTCCTATGTGGCGTGGTCAAGAGCCACTTATTATTGATAATAAAGAATTTATGAGTCTTTTAGATAATCGTAAAGGATGGTTTGATTTGATTGTATATAATGATCAAATTTGGCACTATCGTATTGATTATAATCATTGAGTAGTTCTTACTTCAGTTGATGGTTTGATTGATAGTCAACTTTTACTTATTTACATTACCCTTATCTGTGCGATAGTGTTTGCGGGTATTAGTTATATGGTATCGCTCTGGGTTGTGAAACGTGGGTTGAAACCATTATATAGTCTTACTCGTCATATTCAACAAGTCCAAGATCCAGAATCTTATAAACATTTTGTCGTCTGACCAGATCATGATGAGCTCCAACAGGTAAGTTCAGCTTTTAGTCATGCTATGCAGACAATTGCTTCTCAGACATCAAGACTGAAACAATTTGTTACTCATGCTTCTCATGAACTCAAAACACCACTCATGACCATATCTAGTGCTGTCGATGTGTTGAAGAAAAAAGGAGAGAATTCACCACAGATCGTAGCCATTAAGGATACAACAATTGCAATGAAATCACTTATTGATCGTTTGATGACGACGATGCGTCAAGATACCTTAGATGAAGAACCTGTTGATATTGTTGCTATGACGAATAGGATTCTCGATCGTGAACAACATCTTTCACCATGAGTATCGATTATACAATCATTTCCTAAAAAACTTGTCCTGATTTCAGATGCTATGGTTTTGGAATCTCTACTGACGAATTTGATAACCAATGCCTATAAATATGCTCTACCAGATACGAGTATTGATATAACCATAACGACAGGAAAGATGCTCATTTCTAATAGATATGATACGACACAACAACTCGATATTGATATGATACGAGAACCATTTTATAGAGCTGATTCTTCAAGAACAGATGGTACAAGTCATGGTTTGGGATTGACTATTGTACGTCAGTTAGTCGATCGTCTCGGTTGGACTATCACTGCCCAGTTGCAAGGAGATCGTATTTTCTTTACTCTTATCTGGTCAGAATAA